A single region of the Lycium barbarum isolate Lr01 chromosome 2, ASM1917538v2, whole genome shotgun sequence genome encodes:
- the LOC132626314 gene encoding premnaspirodiene oxygenase-like → MEFFNFFSIFLFVSFLFLLTKWKNSNNQTKRLPPGPWKLPLLGSMFHLLGGPPHRVLRDLAKKYGPIMHLQLGEISAVVVTSPEMAKQVLKTHDIAFASRPVLEAAKIVCYKGTNIVFAPYGDYWRQMRKICLLELLSAKNVKSFSSIRRDEVLRMIEFFRSSSGKPVNTTKRIFQFASSMTCRSAFGKVFKEQDELIILLKKTTALMEGFDVADIFPSLKFLHVLCGTKGKIVGVHHKLDAILEKIINEHKNNGELEGESLITVLLRLMKEGGLQFPINHDNIKAVIFDMFAAGTETSSATIDWAMVELMKNPSVLAKAQAEVRSAFREKESFDIDDVEKLKYLKLVIKETFRIHPPFPLLLPRECREEADINGYTIPLKTKVMVNVWAMGRDPKYWNDAESFKPERFEQNSVDFVGNNFEYLPFGSGRRMCPGISFGLANVFFPLAQLLYHFDWKLPSGINPNDLDLTESAGATCARKSNLYLIATPYQSC, encoded by the exons ATggagttcttcaacttcttttccATTTTCCTTTTTGTTTCTTTCCTCTTTTTGTTAACGAAATGGAAGAATTCCAATAACCAAACCAAAAGATTGCCTCCAGGTCCATGGAAATTACCTTTACTTGGAAGCATGTTTCATTTGCTAGGTGGACCCCCACACCGTGTCCTTAGAGATTTAGCCAAAAAATATGGACCAATTATGCATCTTCAACTAGGTGAAATTTCTGCAGTTGTAGTTACTTCTCCAGAGATGGCCAAACAAGTACTAAAAACTCATGACATTGCTTTTGCATCTAGGCCCGTACTTGAGGCTGCCAAGATTGTTTGTTATAAAGGAACCAACATTGTCTTTGCCCCCTATGGTGATTACTGGAGACAAATGCGTAAGATTTGTCTTTTGGAATTGCTTAGTGCCAAAAATGTTAAGTCATTCAGCTCTATTAGACGAGATGAAGTTCTTCGTATGATTGAATTTTTTCGATCATCTTCTGGTAAGCCAGTTAATACAACAAAAAGGATTTTTCAATTTGCAAGCTCTATGACATGTAGATCAGCATTTGGGAAAGTATTCAAGGAGCAAGATGAACTTATAATACTACTAAAAAAAACGACAGCCTTAATGGAAGGGTTTGATGTGGCTGATATATTCCCATCACTGAAATTTCTTCATGTACTATGTGGAACAAAGGGTAAAATTGTGGGTGTTCACCACAAGTTAGATGCCATTCTTGAAAAAATCATCAATGAGCATAAAAACAATGGTGAATTAGAAGGTGAAAGTTTAATTACCGTACTGCTAAGACTAATGAAAGAGGGAGGCCTTCAATTTCCGATCaaccatgataacatcaaagctGTTATTTTT GACATGTTTGCTGCGGGAACAGAAACTTCATCAGCAACAATTGATTGGGCCATGGTGGAATTGATGAAAAATCCAAGTGTACTCGCCAAAGCTCAAGCAGAGGTAAGAAGCGCATTCAGAGAAAAAGAAAGTTTTGACATAGATGATGTCGAGAAGTTGAAATACCTAAAGTTGGTCATTAAAGAAACTTTCAGAATCCATCCTCCATTTCCCCTTTTGCTCCCAAGAGAATGTAGGGAAGAAGCAGACATAAATGGCTATACTATCCCTTTGAAAACAAAGGTTATGGTTAATGTGTGGGCTATGGGACGAGACCCAAAATATTGGAATGATGCAGAAAGCTTTAAACCTGAAAGATTTGAGCAGAACTCCGTGGATTTTGTTGGTAATAATTTTGAATATCTTCCCTTTGGTAGTGGAAGGAGGATGTGCCCTGGAATATCATTTGGTTTAGCTAATGTATTTTTTCCACTGGCTCAATTGCTGTATCATTTTGATTGGAAACTTCCTAGCGGAATCAATCCTAATGATTTGGATTTGACTGAATCTGCTGGAGCAACTTGTGCTAGAAAGAGTAACTTATACTTGATCGCGACCCCTTATCAATCTTGTTAA